In one window of Henckelia pumila isolate YLH828 chromosome 1, ASM3356847v2, whole genome shotgun sequence DNA:
- the LOC140860443 gene encoding uncharacterized protein, translated as MSTRNPLSIILDQNKLTGPNYNDWLRNLKIVLNSERIAYVLEKKPPKEAAANITETELAKLDKWWDHDLQAKSYIFASMSNELQRQYEDAANAADNHYHLKELYGVQTRSERHATVKELLTTLLREGASVHEHGIRMIGLIEKLVGLNVCKTRKY; from the coding sequence ATGTCGACACGTAATCCACTTTCTATCATTCTTGATCAAAACAAGTTAACCGGACCTAACTATAATGACTGGTTGAGAAatttaaagattgttctaaattcGGAGAGGATCGCGTATGTGCTTGAAAAGAAGCCCCCGAAGGAGGCAGCTGCTAACATCACTGAGACTGagctagccaagcttgataaatggtgggaccatgatcttCAAGCTAAAAGCTACATCTTTGCTTCTATGTCGAATGAACTGCAAAGGCAGTACGAGGATGCTGCGAATGCTGCTGACAATCACTATCATCTAAAAGAGTTGTATGGTGTACAAACTCGATCTGAGAGACATGCTACTGTTAAGGAACTCTTGACTACACTCTTGCGAGAAGGGGcctcggtccatgagcatggtattaggatgattgggctcattgagaAATTGGTGGGACTCAACGTgtgtaagacccgaaaatattaa